A region from the Curtobacterium sp. MCBA15_012 genome encodes:
- a CDS encoding DUF6671 family protein gives MTDADRHRGATVVFATRHGKQDQAAEVFRELLDARVVAPEDIDTDQFGTFTGETARVRTPRQAALDKARLGIALTGHRFALASEATYTSAWPTGSHHELLVFLDDDREVVLTEEAVVPAPGQGAVTLRDPGDALAVAARFGFPDTRAVVVWRRDGVTVARKGLTSAAAVTAAVADAVADVTPDDGTVLIGPDLRAHANPARRRVIADLSRRMAERLARPCPACRSAGWGRVGVERGLRCSGCGTASAGVAADVLGCAVCDATEVVPRSPGTIEPEWCEVCNP, from the coding sequence GTGACCGACGCGGACCGTCACCGTGGTGCCACCGTCGTCTTCGCGACCCGGCACGGCAAGCAGGACCAGGCCGCCGAGGTCTTCCGCGAGCTCCTCGACGCGCGGGTGGTGGCACCGGAGGACATCGACACGGACCAGTTCGGCACGTTCACGGGCGAGACCGCCAGGGTGCGCACACCTCGGCAGGCGGCACTCGACAAGGCACGACTCGGCATCGCGCTGACGGGGCACCGGTTCGCGCTCGCGTCCGAGGCCACGTACACGAGCGCGTGGCCGACCGGCAGCCACCACGAGCTGCTGGTGTTCCTCGACGACGATCGCGAGGTGGTCCTCACCGAGGAAGCCGTCGTCCCCGCACCCGGGCAGGGTGCGGTCACACTCCGCGACCCCGGGGACGCGCTCGCCGTCGCCGCCCGGTTCGGCTTCCCCGACACCCGCGCCGTCGTCGTCTGGCGGCGGGACGGGGTGACCGTCGCCCGCAAGGGTCTGACCTCGGCTGCCGCGGTCACGGCGGCGGTCGCCGACGCGGTCGCCGACGTGACGCCCGACGACGGCACCGTGCTCATCGGTCCGGACCTGCGGGCCCACGCGAACCCGGCCCGTCGACGGGTGATCGCCGACCTGTCCCGTCGCATGGCCGAGCGGCTGGCGCGGCCGTGCCCGGCGTGCCGCTCGGCGGGCTGGGGGCGCGTCGGGGTCGAGCGTGGCCTGCGGTGCTCGGGGTGCGGGACCGCGTCCGCGGGGGTGGCCGCCGACGTGCTCGGGTGCGCGGTGTGCGACGCGACGGAGGTGGTGCCGCGCTCCCCCGGGACGATCGAGCCGGAGTGGTGCGAGGTCTGCAACCCGTGA
- a CDS encoding DUF190 domain-containing protein, translated as MNHLITMIRIEVIAPSDVSTAVHELITSAGATGYTSVAGVSGVGHSGAHNGRHLFNDHDALGMTITVLPAERAEPLIEALRELLEGGSGVMFITDTWVSRSQYFQ; from the coding sequence ATGAACCACCTCATCACGATGATCCGCATCGAGGTGATCGCGCCCTCGGACGTGAGCACCGCGGTCCACGAGCTCATCACCTCGGCGGGTGCGACCGGCTACACCAGCGTCGCCGGCGTCTCCGGCGTCGGCCACTCGGGAGCGCACAACGGGCGGCACCTGTTCAACGACCACGACGCGCTGGGGATGACCATCACGGTCCTGCCGGCCGAGCGGGCCGAGCCGTTGATCGAGGCGCTCCGCGAACTGCTCGAGGGCGGGAGCGGTGTGATGTTCATCACCGACACCTGGGTGTCCCGCTCCCAGTACTTCCAGTGA
- a CDS encoding putative inorganic carbon transporter subunit DabA, translating into MTQPSAPQVRAAVAGAARTITPTWPLTSFIAVNPASGHLRRPMQALHTVPGETPTRPEHEYLQGDVDLGALRTAVAEVLPALTTADDLELAGRRSTALDVAVAALLHPPVDAASASDPERDDALDPVDQYLSQSLARFSADPVWAPAPSTGLFDRFRQLAGHDRTVPKRARTTLLALPTTAEAAIAEVLRANGIGAASRAAVVGAQLHALPGWASHLAWRAQHTGDATLTDLVACRLALTHALGAVVDVPAVDAAAPAADRVSVAAPDAGWVERTLRLCVGDTTHEPAPAERIAVSRVLRLLDPATRTTVWQTAAETAYRDGLMATIARGGPADTVAPEARLDVQMVFCIDTRSEGLRRHLELTVGVRTFGLAGFFGVPLRYTSLFGQQPREQYPALLSTGYEVTDQAVDAAAARRARDRRALAGAVRSTTKRVASTPASAFGWAELSGWGTLVADLVRPVTGNRDGGRIPTPDTVLDVCEQIPLDDRVVAAEAALRMTGLTRFAPLVVLTGHRTETVNNPYRAALDCGACGGNPGGANARAAAAICNDPAVRRRLAERGLSIPDTTWFVAAEHETTTDRLTVLDRHLVPGTHRETVDRLLAAAAVAGDALTAERARDLPGAGERTSLRRVRRRATDGSEMYPELGLANNAAIIIAPRAITRGVDLERRTFLHDYDPAADPDGSALTNIMTAPLIVAQWINAQYYFSTINPERHGAGNKTVHNPLGDLGVLAGHTGDLRTGLPWQSVAVGGRLLHEPLRLSVLIQAPLDRIAQIVAATDALRALLDGGWISLHARQDPHQPWQRYRAAGFTTDERNPS; encoded by the coding sequence ATGACCCAGCCATCCGCACCCCAGGTCCGCGCCGCCGTCGCCGGTGCCGCGCGGACGATCACCCCGACCTGGCCGCTCACCTCGTTCATCGCGGTCAACCCCGCCTCGGGACACCTGCGCCGACCGATGCAGGCGCTGCACACCGTCCCCGGCGAGACCCCGACCCGTCCGGAGCACGAGTACCTGCAGGGCGACGTCGACCTCGGCGCGCTGCGGACCGCCGTCGCCGAGGTGTTGCCGGCGCTGACGACCGCCGACGACCTCGAGCTCGCCGGACGCCGGTCCACCGCACTCGACGTCGCGGTCGCCGCGCTGCTGCACCCGCCGGTCGACGCCGCGTCGGCCTCGGACCCCGAGCGGGACGACGCCCTCGATCCGGTCGACCAGTACCTGTCGCAGTCCCTCGCGCGGTTCTCGGCCGACCCGGTCTGGGCACCGGCACCCAGTACCGGGCTCTTCGACCGCTTCCGGCAACTGGCCGGGCACGACCGGACCGTGCCGAAGCGCGCCCGGACCACCCTGCTCGCACTGCCGACCACCGCCGAGGCCGCGATCGCCGAGGTCCTGCGGGCGAACGGGATCGGGGCGGCGTCACGGGCCGCGGTGGTCGGCGCCCAGCTCCACGCACTGCCCGGGTGGGCAAGCCACCTGGCGTGGCGGGCCCAGCACACCGGAGACGCCACGTTGACCGACCTGGTCGCGTGCCGGTTGGCCCTCACGCACGCCCTCGGTGCGGTGGTGGACGTCCCCGCGGTCGATGCCGCTGCTCCGGCGGCGGACAGGGTGTCGGTCGCCGCGCCGGACGCCGGCTGGGTCGAGCGGACCCTCCGGCTCTGCGTGGGCGACACGACGCACGAACCTGCGCCGGCCGAACGCATCGCCGTGTCCCGGGTGCTGCGGCTGCTCGACCCCGCGACGCGCACGACGGTGTGGCAGACCGCGGCGGAGACGGCCTACCGCGACGGACTGATGGCGACCATCGCGCGGGGCGGGCCGGCCGACACGGTGGCACCGGAGGCGCGCCTCGACGTGCAGATGGTGTTCTGCATCGACACCCGGTCCGAGGGCCTCCGCAGGCACCTCGAGCTGACCGTCGGCGTCCGGACGTTCGGCCTCGCCGGGTTCTTCGGCGTCCCGCTGCGGTACACGTCGCTGTTCGGGCAGCAGCCGCGGGAGCAGTACCCCGCCCTGCTCAGCACCGGGTACGAGGTGACGGACCAGGCGGTCGACGCCGCGGCAGCCCGTCGCGCCCGCGACCGCCGGGCCCTCGCCGGTGCCGTCCGGTCGACGACCAAGCGGGTGGCCAGCACCCCCGCGTCGGCCTTCGGGTGGGCGGAGCTGTCCGGGTGGGGCACGCTCGTGGCGGACCTCGTGCGCCCGGTCACCGGGAACCGTGACGGAGGTCGGATCCCGACGCCGGACACCGTCCTGGACGTCTGCGAGCAGATCCCCCTGGACGACCGGGTCGTCGCCGCCGAGGCCGCCCTGCGGATGACCGGCCTGACCCGCTTCGCGCCGCTGGTCGTGCTCACCGGGCACCGGACCGAGACCGTCAACAACCCCTACCGGGCCGCGCTCGACTGCGGTGCCTGCGGCGGCAACCCCGGCGGTGCGAACGCCCGTGCCGCCGCCGCGATCTGCAACGACCCCGCCGTCCGCCGCCGCCTGGCCGAGCGCGGTCTGTCCATCCCGGACACGACGTGGTTCGTGGCCGCCGAGCACGAGACCACGACCGACCGGCTCACCGTGCTCGACCGGCACCTGGTCCCCGGCACGCACCGCGAGACGGTCGACCGGCTGCTCGCCGCCGCCGCCGTGGCCGGCGACGCGCTGACGGCCGAGCGTGCCCGCGACCTGCCGGGTGCGGGCGAGCGGACGTCGCTGCGCCGGGTCCGCCGTCGCGCGACCGACGGGTCCGAGATGTACCCGGAGCTCGGCCTCGCGAACAACGCGGCGATCATCATCGCGCCGCGGGCGATCACCCGCGGCGTCGACCTGGAGCGCCGGACGTTCCTGCACGACTACGACCCCGCCGCCGACCCGGACGGCAGTGCCCTGACGAACATCATGACGGCGCCGCTCATCGTCGCGCAGTGGATCAACGCGCAGTACTACTTCTCGACCATCAACCCCGAGCGGCACGGAGCCGGCAACAAGACCGTGCACAACCCGCTCGGCGACCTCGGGGTGCTCGCCGGGCACACCGGGGACCTGCGGACCGGTCTGCCCTGGCAGTCGGTCGCGGTCGGCGGTCGACTGCTGCACGAGCCCCTCCGGCTCAGCGTGCTCATCCAGGCACCGCTCGACCGGATCGCGCAGATCGTCGCGGCCACCGACGCGCTCCGCGCCCTGCTCGACGGGGGCTGGATCTCCCTCCACGCCCGTCAGGACCCCCACCAGCCGTGGCAGCGGTACCGCGCCGCCGGCTTCACCACCGACGAGAGGAACCCCTCATGA
- a CDS encoding proton-conducting transporter membrane subunit, which yields MVLEFVAALVWLVGAAAAAHPGIPPARAASLAVGVGSVGIAAAVGSVVLRWTTGAGPAWFAVLAAVFVAGLSVWIQRFAVAHLRGDTGQRRFVVWVNVLTAAAVGLVLAPSVLWFAVAWTVAGAALIVLLATYRRSRQARDGVARALRQLAVGDLALWAAVVTVSGTARGDVEWARLAAVTERLPAWSAAVVALLLVVACVSRSAQFPLDGWLRTTLAAPTPVSAVMHAGLVNAAAFLVIRFAPMVTAHPAALALLGACGAASMVVGSAGYLVRADLKGRLVASTTAQMGVMLVTLSVGAWGAAVFHLVGHGMYKARLFLRAGEQVDDKRRALATPVTDPAPAAQRRAAAVVATVLPGLGIVPAAWLSTGPATLSSTVLAASGWVAAALVLHSVLTNRGGHVGVRVLAVPLVIVASAVYTAAVHALDALVSSDVPAAVDPLPGWVLVVPLLVVGALSLLPHLPIARDPVLYGWVARVAGTPVPRLRLMRRSTLARPTSTSPVQETA from the coding sequence ATGGTCCTCGAGTTCGTGGCAGCCCTGGTGTGGCTGGTCGGTGCCGCAGCGGCGGCACACCCCGGGATCCCCCCAGCACGAGCGGCATCACTCGCAGTCGGAGTCGGCTCGGTCGGCATCGCGGCCGCCGTGGGCTCGGTCGTCCTCCGGTGGACGACCGGTGCCGGGCCGGCCTGGTTCGCCGTCCTCGCGGCCGTCTTCGTCGCTGGTCTCAGCGTGTGGATCCAGCGGTTCGCGGTGGCGCACCTGCGCGGAGACACCGGGCAGCGCCGGTTCGTGGTGTGGGTGAACGTGCTCACCGCCGCGGCCGTCGGTCTGGTGCTCGCGCCGTCGGTGCTGTGGTTCGCCGTCGCGTGGACCGTCGCGGGCGCTGCGCTGATCGTCCTGCTCGCGACCTACCGACGGTCCCGCCAGGCACGCGACGGCGTCGCGCGAGCCCTGCGGCAGCTCGCCGTCGGCGACCTGGCGCTCTGGGCGGCCGTCGTGACCGTCAGCGGGACGGCGCGGGGCGACGTCGAGTGGGCGCGCCTGGCGGCGGTGACCGAGCGCCTCCCGGCCTGGTCGGCGGCTGTGGTCGCCCTGCTCCTGGTCGTCGCGTGCGTCTCGCGGTCCGCGCAGTTCCCGCTGGACGGCTGGCTCCGGACCACGCTCGCCGCGCCGACGCCCGTCTCGGCGGTGATGCACGCCGGGCTGGTGAACGCCGCCGCGTTCCTCGTGATCCGCTTCGCCCCGATGGTCACCGCCCACCCGGCCGCGCTCGCCCTGCTCGGGGCGTGCGGGGCGGCGAGCATGGTCGTCGGCTCCGCCGGGTACCTGGTGCGCGCCGACCTGAAGGGACGGCTCGTCGCCTCGACCACCGCGCAGATGGGCGTGATGCTCGTGACGCTGAGCGTCGGCGCCTGGGGTGCGGCGGTCTTCCACCTGGTCGGCCACGGCATGTACAAGGCGCGGCTGTTCCTGCGGGCCGGCGAGCAGGTGGACGACAAGCGCCGCGCGCTCGCCACCCCGGTGACCGATCCCGCCCCGGCCGCGCAGCGCCGGGCCGCCGCGGTCGTGGCCACCGTCCTGCCGGGCCTCGGCATCGTCCCCGCGGCGTGGCTGTCCACCGGGCCGGCGACCCTGTCGAGCACCGTGCTCGCCGCCTCCGGGTGGGTCGCCGCCGCGCTCGTGCTCCACAGCGTGCTGACGAACCGCGGGGGGCACGTCGGCGTGCGGGTGCTCGCGGTCCCGCTCGTGATCGTGGCGAGCGCGGTGTACACGGCCGCCGTCCACGCCCTCGACGCCCTGGTGTCGTCCGACGTGCCCGCCGCCGTCGATCCGCTGCCGGGCTGGGTGCTCGTCGTCCCGCTGCTCGTCGTCGGCGCCCTGTCGCTCCTGCCGCACCTGCCGATCGCCCGCGACCCCGTGCTCTACGGCTGGGTCGCCCGGGTCGCCGGCACGCCCGTCCCGCGCCTGCGGCTCATGCGTCGCAGCACCCTCGCCCGCCCGACGTCCACGAGCCCCGTCCAGGAGACCGCATGA
- a CDS encoding winged helix-turn-helix domain-containing protein: MTQWTFLTNHAHVLLCVAANPDARVREIAQTVGVTERATQRILTELEDAGYLTKARDGRRNRYTLNPDARMRHPMDQEHHIGELVTLLTAQPAAQGPAE; encoded by the coding sequence GTGACGCAGTGGACCTTCCTCACCAACCACGCACACGTGCTGTTGTGCGTGGCGGCGAACCCGGACGCGCGCGTGCGGGAGATCGCGCAGACCGTGGGCGTCACCGAGCGGGCGACGCAGCGGATCCTCACCGAGCTCGAGGACGCCGGCTACCTCACGAAGGCGCGCGACGGTCGGCGGAACCGGTACACGCTGAACCCGGACGCGCGGATGCGGCACCCGATGGACCAGGAACACCACATCGGCGAGCTGGTGACCCTGCTCACGGCGCAGCCGGCTGCGCAGGGGCCGGCCGAGTAG
- a CDS encoding FAD-binding oxidoreductase, with the protein MSAAVPSDAPAPGLEARPAAAPSATARRRPAWHAATVASVAPETPNARRLVLDVPTWPGNEPGQHLDLRLTAEDGYQASRSYSIASSGDGTRVTLAVDRVDDGEVSPFLVDAIEVGDGLDVHGPLGGWFVWRPTGSARPVQLVAGGSGFVPLLPMIVAHAEADDPQPFRLLYATRTPEDVFFRTELDDARRADAPLEVTHVYSRRGPDGSDEPVGRLTRDRLEGSVLPPEAGALVYVCGSTPFVEQVLRWLGELGHDTSDVRAERFGGA; encoded by the coding sequence GTGAGCGCGGCCGTTCCGTCCGACGCGCCGGCACCCGGTCTGGAGGCCCGCCCCGCCGCCGCACCGTCGGCGACGGCCCGCAGGCGCCCGGCCTGGCACGCCGCGACCGTCGCGTCCGTCGCGCCGGAGACCCCGAACGCCCGCCGACTCGTCCTCGACGTACCGACGTGGCCCGGCAACGAACCCGGTCAGCACCTCGACCTCCGCCTCACGGCCGAGGACGGCTACCAGGCCTCGCGGTCGTACTCGATCGCGTCCTCCGGCGACGGCACGCGCGTGACGCTCGCGGTGGACCGGGTCGACGACGGCGAGGTCTCGCCGTTCCTCGTCGACGCGATCGAGGTCGGCGACGGCCTCGACGTGCACGGTCCGCTCGGTGGCTGGTTCGTCTGGCGTCCCACGGGTTCGGCGCGCCCGGTGCAGCTCGTCGCGGGCGGGTCGGGGTTCGTCCCGCTGCTGCCGATGATCGTCGCGCACGCCGAGGCCGACGACCCGCAGCCGTTCCGCCTGCTGTACGCGACCCGCACGCCGGAGGACGTCTTCTTCCGCACCGAGCTCGACGACGCCCGCCGTGCCGACGCTCCGCTCGAGGTGACGCACGTGTACAGCCGCCGCGGTCCCGACGGGTCGGACGAGCCCGTGGGACGCCTGACCCGGGACCGCCTGGAGGGGTCGGTGCTCCCGCCCGAGGCCGGCGCCCTGGTCTACGTCTGCGGGTCGACCCCGTTCGTGGAGCAGGTGCTGCGGTGGCTCGGGGAGCTCGGCCACGACACGTCGGACGTCCGCGCGGAACGGTTCGGCGGGGCCTGA
- a CDS encoding molybdopterin-dependent oxidoreductase codes for MATFTRGFGRRRDDRDDARIPPGQTLVGDWPVLSAGATPDVAPADWTFSIRTESGLRTWTWDEVRALGVEDVTVDIHCVTHWTKLDMAWRGVPLDRLFAEVDTALGYCMVHSTGGYTTNVPLEDLLHGKAWIAFEADGAPLTPEHGGPARLLVPHLYFWKSAKWVSGIVMQADDQPGFWEDAGYHMHGDPWKEERYW; via the coding sequence ATGGCGACGTTCACCCGCGGCTTCGGTCGGCGACGGGACGACCGCGACGACGCGCGGATCCCTCCGGGGCAGACCCTGGTCGGCGACTGGCCCGTCCTCTCGGCGGGTGCCACCCCCGACGTCGCGCCGGCCGACTGGACCTTCTCGATCCGCACGGAGTCCGGCCTGCGCACCTGGACGTGGGACGAGGTCCGGGCGCTCGGCGTCGAGGACGTCACCGTCGACATCCACTGCGTGACGCACTGGACGAAGCTCGACATGGCGTGGCGGGGTGTCCCGCTCGACCGGCTCTTCGCCGAGGTCGACACCGCCCTCGGGTACTGCATGGTCCACAGCACCGGCGGCTACACGACGAACGTCCCGCTCGAGGACCTGCTGCACGGCAAGGCGTGGATCGCGTTCGAGGCCGACGGCGCTCCCCTGACGCCCGAGCACGGCGGTCCCGCCCGTCTGCTGGTCCCCCACCTGTACTTCTGGAAGAGCGCGAAGTGGGTCAGCGGGATCGTCATGCAGGCCGACGACCAGCCCGGCTTCTGGGAGGACGCCGGCTACCACATGCACGGTGACCCGTGGAAGGAAGAGCGGTACTGGTGA
- a CDS encoding SIP domain-containing protein: MSGSDEHPTDHTDDDHASNDGHAPDDAHATGDVHPLGDLHTDQGPITDRVLVAGGLADLPEVRRILEELPDSAYGQVFVEVAFADEVRILPAPPHLTVTWLVRSDWPSTITTLLFADHGELLADAVTAWAAEWCVVGSEPYTAVWIGCVDSPWVERARSIVQIDLAATGQQVQVESGG; this comes from the coding sequence ATGTCCGGGAGCGACGAGCACCCCACCGACCACACCGACGACGACCACGCATCGAACGACGGCCACGCACCGGACGACGCCCACGCCACGGGCGACGTCCACCCCCTGGGCGACCTCCACACCGACCAGGGCCCGATCACCGACCGCGTCCTCGTGGCGGGCGGGCTCGCCGACCTGCCCGAGGTCCGCCGCATCCTCGAGGAGCTGCCCGACTCCGCGTACGGCCAGGTCTTCGTCGAGGTCGCCTTCGCCGACGAGGTCCGGATCCTGCCCGCCCCGCCGCACCTGACCGTGACGTGGCTGGTCCGCAGCGACTGGCCGTCGACCATCACGACGCTGCTGTTCGCCGACCACGGCGAACTGCTCGCCGACGCCGTCACGGCCTGGGCCGCGGAGTGGTGCGTCGTCGGTTCCGAGCCCTACACCGCGGTGTGGATCGGGTGCGTCGACAGCCCCTGGGTCGAGCGTGCCCGGTCGATCGTGCAGATCGACCTCGCCGCCACCGGGCAGCAGGTGCAGGTGGAGTCCGGCGGCTGA
- a CDS encoding glycosyltransferase family 2 protein, translating into MSAVGTSTPPALPVARWSGDWARPAADGPAVEVDVLVPTVGRPAELATTLAGLAAQTDVALRLVLSDQSAGQDAATAPAVAAMLRVLEAQGRPVTLLAHPERRGLAEHRQHLLDHAAAAAVLYLDDDVWLEPGALRRMLDALHDLGCGFVGSAVQGLSYLADRRPHETAVFERWDGPVVPEVVRRGTPAFDRLSLHNAANPAHVAADLDVEPGGWVPYRVAWVGACVLYDRDALEAVGGFGFWSALPSEHAGEDVVAQWRVMERFGGAGILPSGAVHLESPTTVTDRRVDAPDVFFEDAGARHGA; encoded by the coding sequence GTGAGCGCCGTCGGCACGTCCACCCCACCGGCCCTCCCGGTCGCCCGCTGGTCGGGCGACTGGGCACGTCCCGCCGCCGACGGTCCCGCGGTCGAGGTCGACGTCCTCGTCCCGACGGTCGGTCGTCCGGCCGAGCTGGCCACGACCCTCGCCGGGCTCGCCGCCCAGACCGACGTCGCCCTCCGACTCGTCCTCAGCGACCAGTCCGCGGGCCAGGACGCCGCCACCGCGCCGGCGGTCGCCGCCATGCTCCGCGTCCTGGAGGCACAGGGCCGCCCCGTCACGCTCCTCGCGCACCCGGAACGGCGTGGCCTGGCAGAGCACCGGCAGCACCTGCTCGACCACGCCGCGGCCGCCGCGGTGCTGTACCTCGACGACGACGTCTGGCTCGAACCGGGCGCCCTCCGCCGGATGCTCGACGCCCTGCACGACCTGGGGTGCGGGTTCGTCGGCAGCGCGGTGCAGGGGCTGTCCTACCTGGCCGACCGGCGCCCGCACGAGACGGCGGTGTTCGAGCGGTGGGACGGGCCCGTCGTCCCCGAGGTCGTGCGCCGCGGCACACCGGCGTTCGACCGGCTCTCGCTGCACAACGCCGCGAACCCGGCGCACGTCGCGGCCGACCTCGACGTCGAGCCCGGCGGATGGGTGCCGTACCGGGTCGCCTGGGTCGGGGCCTGCGTGCTCTACGACCGGGACGCGCTCGAGGCCGTCGGCGGGTTCGGCTTCTGGTCGGCGCTGCCGAGCGAGCACGCGGGCGAGGACGTCGTCGCCCAGTGGCGCGTGATGGAGCGCTTCGGCGGTGCCGGCATCCTGCCCTCTGGCGCGGTCCACCTGGAGAGCCCGACGACGGTCACCGACCGGCGGGTCGACGCGCCGGACGTGTTCTTCGAGGACGCCGGGGCGAGGCACGGGGCCTGA
- the rfaE2 gene encoding D-glycero-beta-D-manno-heptose 1-phosphate adenylyltransferase yields MTADVRLVRDLVAAVDDREPLVVVVGDCILDQWTVGEAERVSREAPAPVVRVTETVAVPGGAANTAVNARALGARVRMVGLVGDDESGRVLRERLRAAGVDTTFLVEVPGARTTTKTRVVGGDRVVVRVDEITEAPHARDGARLAEAVARAVRGADAAVVCDYGLGVEPSDVVPVLDRDRPNAVVVDAHDLTRWAALHPDLVTPNAGETAGLLGRELGAGAARVPEVVDARADVLARSGARAAVVTLDRDGTVLLEPDAEQAFRTRATPASEQQASGAGDTFCAAATVALAVDTPLRDAVAVAQAAADVVVREAGTSVCSAAALLESVTAPAATVVDHDDLSLAVDAARAAGRRVVFTNGCFDVVHRGHTTYLRQARELGDLLVVALNDDDSVRRLKGPERPINTAEDRAGVLAALACVDLVTVFATDTPIPLIERLRPEVYVKGGDYSPEMLSETDVVRAYGGEVVMVDYVPEHSTTAVVRRIREAAANTAAAANAAGRVAADRAAPADAAPVPVDRPSDDRAPTAEPVEPDPAP; encoded by the coding sequence ATGACCGCCGACGTCCGTCTCGTCCGCGACCTCGTCGCCGCCGTCGACGACCGCGAACCGCTCGTCGTCGTGGTCGGCGACTGCATCCTCGACCAGTGGACGGTCGGCGAGGCCGAACGGGTCTCCCGCGAGGCCCCCGCACCCGTCGTCCGCGTCACCGAGACCGTCGCGGTCCCGGGCGGCGCCGCGAACACCGCCGTCAACGCCCGCGCCCTCGGCGCCCGCGTCCGGATGGTCGGACTCGTCGGCGACGACGAGTCCGGACGCGTGCTGCGCGAGCGGCTCCGTGCCGCCGGCGTGGACACGACCTTCCTCGTGGAGGTCCCCGGCGCCCGCACCACGACGAAGACCCGTGTGGTCGGCGGCGACCGCGTGGTCGTCCGCGTCGACGAGATCACCGAGGCCCCGCACGCCCGGGACGGCGCACGGCTCGCCGAGGCGGTCGCCCGTGCCGTCCGCGGTGCCGACGCCGCCGTGGTCTGCGACTACGGCCTGGGCGTCGAGCCGTCGGACGTCGTCCCCGTGCTCGACCGGGACCGCCCCAACGCGGTGGTCGTCGACGCGCACGACCTGACCCGCTGGGCCGCCCTGCACCCCGACCTCGTGACGCCGAACGCCGGCGAGACCGCGGGCCTGCTCGGCCGGGAACTCGGCGCCGGTGCCGCCCGGGTCCCCGAGGTCGTGGACGCCCGCGCCGACGTCCTCGCCCGGTCCGGCGCGCGCGCCGCCGTCGTCACGCTCGACCGGGACGGCACCGTCCTGCTCGAGCCGGACGCCGAGCAGGCGTTCCGGACCCGGGCGACCCCCGCCTCCGAGCAGCAGGCGTCCGGCGCCGGCGACACGTTCTGCGCCGCCGCGACCGTCGCGCTCGCCGTCGACACCCCGCTCCGGGACGCCGTCGCGGTCGCCCAGGCCGCCGCCGACGTGGTCGTGCGCGAGGCCGGGACCTCGGTGTGCTCGGCCGCCGCCCTGCTCGAGTCCGTGACCGCCCCCGCCGCGACCGTGGTCGACCACGACGACCTGTCGCTCGCCGTGGACGCCGCCCGTGCCGCCGGTCGACGCGTGGTGTTCACGAACGGCTGCTTCGACGTGGTCCACCGCGGCCACACGACGTACCTCCGGCAGGCGCGCGAGCTCGGCGACCTGCTCGTCGTCGCACTGAACGACGACGACTCGGTCCGCCGGCTCAAGGGCCCGGAGCGCCCGATCAACACGGCCGAGGACCGCGCGGGCGTGCTCGCCGCGCTCGCCTGCGTCGACCTCGTAACGGTGTTCGCGACGGACACCCCCATCCCGCTCATCGAGCGCCTCCGCCCCGAGGTGTACGTCAAGGGCGGCGACTACTCCCCCGAGATGCTCAGCGAGACCGACGTCGTGCGCGCGTACGGCGGCGAGGTCGTCATGGTCGACTACGTCCCCGAGCACTCCACGACGGCGGTCGTCCGACGCATCCGTGAGGCAGCGGCGAACACCGCGGCGGCAGCGAACGCGGCCGGCCGCGTGGCGGCCGACCGCGCAGCGCCGGCAGACGCCGCGCCGGTCCCCGTCGACCGTCCCTCCGACGACCGCGCCCCGACCGCCGAACCGGTCGAGCCCGACCCGGCACCGTGA